The genomic stretch TTTCAATCAGTATCAAAGGGCAGGACATGCATATCTTAGAGCAAAATTCCATATAACATAAACTTCTGCTATGAAGCACATAGAATTAATggttacaaatgatatataaCGAGAGCAAATAAATTAACCAGAAACATTGTGAAGTTGTGATGTTACTGCAAGATTGTAAATACAAACATAGATGCAAACACGTTATTATATTTGTTGAGACGATAACACAAACAAATTGTAATGTCAAGCAAACCTTTAAGTCACTGTATGTACTGGTAGCTGAAAACCGCACAGAGACAGGGAAGAAGGCTGATGAATCAGCTGGTGGCACAACAAATTCCATAGATCCACTGCATATTCAGAGAACAATAAGAAAGCTATTTGTTGACATTAATACAAGTTATGTAACTCATTGAATTGGAAAGTATAGTAGTCACTTACCTCCGGTTGGAGTTATCAATGAGAAGTATTGACCATTCCAATACAGAATTTCTAGAGTCATACCTGAAAGTCAAAAGAAATGCCAGTGTTGAATGCACAtattagataaaacaatatttttgctTTACAAAAGGGAACTCCAACggtaaaaacagaaaaaaggaggtaaatatttagtttgaattatggAAAACTATCACTTCAAGCTATATAGTAAAAGTAAAGAATTTTAACTAGCAAAATTTTCACAATCTACCAGAATTCACAAGTAAAATTTGCTAGTGAAACatgatttaaatttcaaaacatgtTCAGATTGCcactctttattttttcataacttGAGAATATTTTAACCTCTTAATACTTATATTGCAGTTATGACAAAACCCATTTGAACTTGAATCTAATACCCCTAAACTGGATATGCTTAAATTTCTTACCTCCATTCCCCATCAATCTGGCTAACACTTGGTGCCTCTCTAAGAGATGGAAGAGGTACTGAGATCACAACATTACGCAGATCAAACATCGATGAAGCTTCATATTCAATGCTCACGTAAGTTTCATTTCCAGAAACAGAGGGCCAGCAGTTGACTGCAATATATATAATTCCAAGTTTATGCTTTTAgcatagaaaaaaaatgttataaatagaaaattcaGCTGAAGACTTGAACTCACTTGACAACGGCACCATTGACTCATCAGCACTTTGCATTCTCCACTTCAAAAGACCTACACCTCCTGCATCACCAGCTTGGCCTGTGGGGAAAGGCCTATTAGGGTCCTTCAAGCCCAGTATATTTTCATTGGTGAAGAGTTCTTTGTTCATATTGGGATGGCTTTTGAAAAGAATGGATGGATTTCCTCCAGTCTCAATCTGAAATAATGCACAATATATTGTAATAAATAACAGAACATGGACcacaaatctaaaaaataatgtCAAGCATTCAGCAACATAAGTCAGGTCAAGcatcttttcttcaaaaaagaaatgacaCAACAGGAACACAAAATGGTAGCCATCACTCAGACACATATAATCATGGTAGAGAAAAGTGGAGCACCTGAACTTGGATTAGACCATCTTCTTGATTAAGAATTTGAAGTGACAAAGTTCCTTGGACATCAAAGTTATTCATTCCGCCATCTCGTTTCAAAGTCACATTGAGTTTCTCCTCAACTGTCAAAGTGATAGGATCAGTTGGTGGTGGAGCAGCTGATCTTGAATGGCCTGCTTTTGGCTGCACATCTTCAAGAATTACTTCACCTTCTGCTTTCAGAGATTCCAAGAATTGATTTGTCCTTTGGGATTTACCAAGCTGCATGCCAAAACCCTTAGGAGGAGCTGTGGCTGATGAAGGTGGACGACCTAATAATGtaaacatataataaacaaatattctcTTCAGTTAATAAACAAATGATCAAGTAATCCAAAAACAGTTCCATTAAACTGATTTCCACAAAAAGGAAACAGACAGACATCTTTTAGACAGAAAAGTATAAATGATCTGCCTAGTATTCAAAAGGTATGCATGTTTATTTGCTAAAATACAGCACGTATGCCAACAAAATCCACAACCAATCAAAAATCAGCAGTATGCTCATAGAAT from Mangifera indica cultivar Alphonso chromosome 6, CATAS_Mindica_2.1, whole genome shotgun sequence encodes the following:
- the LOC123219314 gene encoding coatomer subunit delta-like isoform X1 — protein: MVVLAASIVTKSGKVLVSRQFVDMSRIRIEGLLAAFPKLVGTGKQHTYVETENVRYVYQPIEALYLLLVTNKQSNILEDLETLRLLSKLVPEYSYSLDEEGICKTGFELIFAFDEVISLGHKENVTVAQVKQYCEMESHEEKLHRLVLLSKINETKEAMRRRANEIDKSKQIEKNRGEKGGFMSLQSMGSGRIESGFSDMSISSGGGGGFGNGSGFGLTTDVESFSSNSKGRPPSSATAPPKGFGMQLGKSQRTNQFLESLKAEGEVILEDVQPKAGHSRSAAPPPTDPITLTVEEKLNVTLKRDGGMNNFDVQGTLSLQILNQEDGLIQVQIETGGNPSILFKSHPNMNKELFTNENILGLKDPNRPFPTGQAGDAGGVGLLKWRMQSADESMVPLSINCWPSVSGNETYVSIEYEASSMFDLRNVVISVPLPSLREAPSVSQIDGEWRYDSRNSVLEWSILLIDNSNRSGSMEFVVPPADSSAFFPVSVRFSATSTYSDLKVVNILPLRGGPSPKFSQRTILTTENYQVV
- the LOC123219314 gene encoding coatomer subunit delta-like isoform X2 — its product is MVVLAASIVTKSGKVLVSRQFVDMSRIRIEGLLAAFPKLVGTGKQHTYVETENVRYVYQPIEALYLLLVTNKQSNILEDLETLRLLSKLVPEYSYSLDEEGICKTGFELIFAFDEVISLGHKENVTVAQVKQYCEMESHEEKLHRLVLLSKINETKEAMRRRANEIDKSKIEKNRGEKGGFMSLQSMGSGRIESGFSDMSISSGGGGGFGNGSGFGLTTDVESFSSNSKGRPPSSATAPPKGFGMQLGKSQRTNQFLESLKAEGEVILEDVQPKAGHSRSAAPPPTDPITLTVEEKLNVTLKRDGGMNNFDVQGTLSLQILNQEDGLIQVQIETGGNPSILFKSHPNMNKELFTNENILGLKDPNRPFPTGQAGDAGGVGLLKWRMQSADESMVPLSINCWPSVSGNETYVSIEYEASSMFDLRNVVISVPLPSLREAPSVSQIDGEWRYDSRNSVLEWSILLIDNSNRSGSMEFVVPPADSSAFFPVSVRFSATSTYSDLKVVNILPLRGGPSPKFSQRTILTTENYQVV